A genomic window from Chlorobium phaeobacteroides DSM 266 includes:
- a CDS encoding polysaccharide pyruvyl transferase family protein has translation MPIGVMGCLPKMPVDYPINHPENAGNMVHANAPFKILHSAYFIKDYNYRSLGYTDFVDFVNRKCSHLIITLSNTLKLNDPDDSKYKRLFGFLLKIEKPVIVFGLGIQAKNIDIDSAILPQTAIELVKYLSSKSVLLGVRGEITKMIVDKLCGINNSYVTGCPSIFTDIESVYRVRENMKKNYGIPLFSGTRYFDDEEGRLLMQSIDDDSWLLEPVNKYNHKFYLKSITNTSSYEDIPYYLKKKINKNDLKAIYKVTEYFKKRYRLFRNIDDWYQFNRDSVSFSYGTRFHVNMATLISGKPALWITHDSRTQELVDFMCLPNISIDKAQYMSCSEFYALTNYEEFFDNYSYLIENFKRYLNANDLFDNILIKQKGIGKK, from the coding sequence ATGCCTATTGGTGTTATGGGTTGTTTGCCGAAAATGCCAGTAGATTACCCAATAAACCACCCGGAGAATGCTGGCAATATGGTTCATGCAAACGCCCCATTTAAAATATTACATTCAGCTTATTTTATTAAAGATTATAATTATAGATCACTCGGTTATACTGACTTTGTTGATTTTGTCAATAGAAAATGCAGTCATTTAATTATAACTTTATCGAATACTTTAAAGCTAAATGATCCTGATGATTCAAAGTATAAAAGATTGTTTGGTTTTTTATTAAAAATAGAAAAGCCTGTTATAGTTTTTGGCTTGGGTATACAAGCAAAAAATATTGATATAGATTCTGCTATTCTTCCTCAAACTGCAATAGAGCTTGTAAAGTATCTTAGTTCTAAATCTGTATTGCTTGGTGTAAGAGGTGAAATAACGAAGATGATTGTTGATAAATTGTGCGGGATAAATAATTCATATGTTACAGGATGTCCTTCAATATTTACTGATATAGAGTCAGTATACAGAGTTAGAGAAAATATGAAAAAAAATTATGGTATCCCATTGTTTTCAGGGACAAGGTATTTTGATGATGAGGAAGGTAGGCTTTTAATGCAATCAATTGATGATGATTCGTGGTTGCTTGAACCTGTAAATAAATATAATCATAAGTTCTATTTAAAGTCAATTACCAACACCTCTTCTTATGAGGATATTCCCTATTATCTAAAGAAAAAAATAAACAAAAACGACTTGAAGGCAATATATAAGGTAACTGAATATTTCAAAAAAAGGTATCGCCTTTTTAGGAATATTGATGATTGGTATCAGTTTAATAGAGATAGCGTGTCTTTTTCTTATGGTACCAGGTTTCATGTTAATATGGCTACACTTATCAGTGGAAAGCCAGCCCTTTGGATAACGCATGACAGCAGGACACAGGAACTTGTAGATTTTATGTGCCTACCTAATATATCTATAGATAAGGCTCAGTATATGTCTTGCAGTGAGTTTTATGCTCTTACAAATTACGAGGAATTTTTTGATAACTATTCATATCTAATTGAGAATTTTAAGCGATATTTAAATGCTAATGATCTATTTGATAATATTCTTATAAAACAAAAAGGGATAGGAAAGAAATAA
- a CDS encoding hemolysin-type calcium-binding region, with product MATYSVTNLDDSGDGSLRAALVALDSSVDPTNEIVFQVDGTIDLSSVLPPITNPVSFDMGANSVEVRYQNIPDEQVVLFITGEFEVTIPENLSLNASGSSALYGFASFGNLVLGDMDGSVTVVSSESQEPAEEDRAVGIASADNLTINGDLSGSVIVDAPDEAVAVIGENGLGIMGDMSGTLDAQSVYYAIGLKSANGDVAVQGDILGSINVTADGESSESNIVTAVGVRAGDGNIGIGNISGLITATGTDLAMGIYAGDINFEGDGEEGDGGEIQPMDASEQGDITISGAVSGAVTANSSDGYAVGIGAENNLSIGSVAETASFDIGGKLMAVAFGTPNGSVSVTDGIGGTIDVTATDGQAFGISAMTGVSIGGDLSADFILRSHGGETAAGGDDSDYNAYGIQAGDDDAPCDIGIGSISGTMDVTSDYFEAYGIKSDGGSVTIGSVAKTASFTVSGSPLAVGIIAGDIDFFEEEEEGEDVGEEGGVMSMTIVDPQSSDLTISNELSGFFTVTAEDGLAVGMVARDNLSIGSVAGTASFDIEGKTFAVGFGAYDGSVTVNGDVGGTIDVTSGEGEAFAIGAMTGVTIDGDLAAEIIVHTQGGFVMAPAEGEDEDESDHNAYGIQAGGDGASGDIAIGSISGTMNVTSDMGEAYGIESDGGSVTIGSISGSINATGYYDAIGIIAGDIDLEGEDGEEVGDVGAMTVLFHDLTITGSVSGAITATSSDGIAVGMAAENNLSIGEITDAAFIDVTGRDFAVGFGAYNGSVDIEGAMAGAVSVTSLESEALGFGSGMGDVDLASYSGNLTVNAENTAVGIGAGIDYVEHIDEVPPVSPAGFGDLTIGGNFSGDVTVTSANGFAFGIIAAETLTIEGDVTDSAAITVTVTNSESPDDGVAIGAMNNLVIVGDMAGTVTTTAYEAGGIAGMGSMTLGAMSGSISVNGGELADGMKGQSIEIVGDLSGNITVNASDNEAYGIDAQSGDVTIGGDLSGTVSVSAEGVAYGLRGGNHIALGSLSGEVSASSVSNNAVGLRSNGSITGGSDGDALEISGTVSAEGFATAAAISAGGAMNLEISGTVSGTTTEQNGNAIAILSWHYDGGTSFSFPDVSDQITVTDTGILVGKVILGGGDDIMTLQNGSDLSGVPLLDGGEGTDKLVFTGYTTIDASVGSAIYRNFEVIDMTDGQATSMTNVRCSNVIAVTDADHDLFVLGDAGDEVEFSNTSGEWSCSESVTIDSIDYNRYINSASATVDVYVQTGLDVTEKADESSTFLSGGGIISTDLGGSDSGSSIVLQSDGKIVVAGETSGGGDGGFGVVRYNADGSLDTTFDGDGRVTTDFGGMESADSVALQSDGKIVVAGKVLVSGGGDFAVVRYNADGSLDTTFDSDGRVTTDFGAYEAARSVAVQSNDKILVAGYTGLDGSGGGDFAVVRYNADGTLDTSFDTDGMVITDSGEKAIANSVVLQSDGKIVVIGDMVTDASGGSDIVMVRYNIDGSIDTSFGVDGKVITDIGYGDFASSAIVQSDDRIVVAGRHYSEGGESGGEDIMLVRYNADGSLDTTFDGDGFSIADFGGAEYPENVTLQTDGKIVVTGYSAPSGGSGDGDVIVVRYNADGSPDMTFSDDGFVTTKVGAESSGNGVVVQADGMILVAGSAENSGDGEQDFLLIRYNADGTFNDTLNGTDGNDSLNGFEGDDLLLGFGGNDTLIGGAGNDTLDGGTGADEMTGGIGDDTYVVNYSLDVVTEHADEGIDLVQSSTGWTLGANVENLELTGTANTRGTGNELDNRITGNSGRNTLTGGDGNDTLDGGTGADSMAGGIGDDTYVVNYSLDVVTEHADEGIDLVQSSTGWTLGANVEHLELTGTANARGTGNDLDNRITGNSGRNTLTGGDGNDTLDGGTGADSMAGGIGDDTYVVNYSLDVVTENADEGIDLVQSSTGWTLGANVEHLELTGTANARGTGNDLDNCITGNSGKNTLIGGAGNDTLDGGSGADSMVGGIGDDTYVVNYSLDVVTENADEGIDLVQSSTGWTLGANVEHLELTGTANTRGTGNDLDNVITGNSGKNYLAGEEGEDILLGGAGADTLYGGMGADELTGGTGRDVFLYNNSSESGITEGAWDVITDFTAGFDRLDLSGIDANTGIAGNQSFSSDILGSGDAFSEAGQLRFDSGSGVLYGNTDGDADAEFAIKFTGIGSMSSSDIVL from the coding sequence ATGGCTACATATTCCGTTACTAATCTTGACGATAGTGGTGATGGCTCTCTTCGCGCCGCCCTTGTTGCGCTTGATTCATCTGTTGACCCTACCAATGAAATCGTATTTCAAGTTGACGGGACTATCGATTTATCCAGTGTACTTCCGCCGATAACGAATCCGGTATCGTTCGATATGGGTGCGAACAGTGTTGAAGTGAGATACCAGAATATTCCTGACGAACAAGTTGTTCTTTTCATTACCGGTGAATTTGAGGTAACGATTCCGGAAAATCTGTCTTTGAATGCGTCCGGAAGTTCTGCGCTGTATGGGTTCGCGAGTTTTGGCAATCTTGTTCTCGGAGATATGGATGGCAGTGTTACGGTCGTTTCTTCAGAAAGCCAGGAGCCGGCAGAAGAGGATCGTGCAGTTGGTATTGCATCAGCAGATAATTTAACCATTAACGGAGATCTTTCCGGTTCGGTGATCGTCGATGCTCCCGATGAAGCGGTTGCTGTTATTGGCGAGAACGGACTTGGCATAATGGGAGATATGTCGGGAACTCTTGATGCTCAGTCCGTTTATTATGCAATCGGACTGAAATCGGCCAATGGAGATGTTGCCGTTCAGGGAGATATTTTAGGTTCGATAAACGTTACGGCTGACGGAGAATCATCCGAATCGAACATCGTAACGGCTGTCGGCGTGAGAGCCGGTGACGGAAATATCGGAATAGGCAATATATCCGGTTTAATCACGGCGACGGGAACGGACCTTGCAATGGGTATATATGCCGGAGATATTAATTTTGAAGGAGACGGCGAAGAAGGGGATGGTGGCGAGATACAGCCGATGGATGCATCGGAGCAAGGAGATATTACCATCAGTGGCGCAGTGTCCGGAGCTGTTACGGCAAATTCTTCCGATGGATATGCTGTCGGCATCGGTGCAGAGAATAATCTTTCAATAGGGTCGGTTGCCGAAACGGCCTCTTTTGATATTGGCGGCAAATTAATGGCGGTTGCTTTCGGAACGCCGAATGGCTCCGTATCGGTAACAGACGGTATCGGTGGCACGATAGATGTAACTGCGACTGATGGCCAGGCTTTTGGAATTTCAGCAATGACCGGGGTTTCCATAGGAGGGGATCTTTCTGCTGATTTCATTTTACGTTCGCATGGCGGAGAAACTGCTGCCGGCGGCGATGATTCCGATTACAACGCCTATGGCATTCAGGCTGGCGACGATGATGCTCCGTGCGATATCGGGATCGGCAGCATCAGCGGCACCATGGATGTGACCTCTGATTATTTCGAGGCATACGGTATCAAATCGGATGGCGGTTCGGTTACCATCGGAAGCGTGGCCAAAACCGCTTCATTTACGGTATCCGGCAGCCCGCTTGCCGTAGGCATTATTGCCGGCGACATCGATTTCTTCGAAGAAGAGGAAGAAGGGGAAGATGTAGGTGAAGAGGGTGGAGTTATGTCGATGACGATTGTAGATCCGCAGAGCAGTGATCTGACCATCAGTAATGAATTATCAGGTTTCTTTACAGTAACGGCAGAAGATGGCCTCGCGGTAGGTATGGTTGCCAGGGACAACCTGTCGATAGGGTCGGTTGCCGGAACGGCTTCATTTGATATTGAAGGTAAAACTTTTGCCGTAGGTTTTGGTGCATATGACGGCAGTGTAACGGTTAATGGCGATGTCGGCGGAACAATCGATGTGACATCGGGCGAAGGGGAAGCTTTTGCAATCGGTGCCATGACCGGCGTAACTATCGACGGCGATCTTGCTGCCGAGATTATCGTCCATACCCAGGGCGGTTTTGTGATGGCGCCTGCAGAAGGCGAAGACGAAGATGAAAGTGACCATAACGCATATGGCATTCAGGCTGGCGGTGATGGTGCTTCGGGCGATATCGCGATCGGCAGCATCAGCGGTACCATGAACGTTACCTCCGATATGGGCGAAGCATACGGTATCGAATCCGACGGGGGTTCGGTCACTATTGGCAGTATATCCGGCTCCATAAATGCAACAGGTTACTATGACGCCATTGGCATTATTGCAGGTGATATCGATTTAGAGGGTGAAGATGGAGAGGAAGTTGGCGATGTTGGTGCCATGACGGTTCTGTTTCACGACCTTACCATAACCGGTAGCGTTTCAGGTGCCATTACGGCAACATCTTCGGACGGAATTGCTGTTGGTATGGCGGCAGAGAACAACCTTTCGATAGGCGAGATTACCGATGCAGCTTTTATCGATGTAACGGGAAGAGATTTTGCTGTAGGTTTCGGAGCATATAACGGAAGTGTTGATATCGAGGGCGCTATGGCAGGTGCCGTCAGTGTTACTTCGCTCGAAAGTGAAGCTTTGGGGTTTGGCAGTGGCATGGGTGATGTCGATCTCGCAAGCTATTCCGGTAATCTTACTGTTAATGCCGAAAATACGGCTGTCGGTATTGGTGCAGGTATTGATTACGTGGAACACATTGATGAAGTACCTCCTGTTTCTCCCGCAGGTTTCGGCGATCTCACAATCGGAGGCAATTTCTCAGGGGATGTGACCGTTACTTCAGCAAACGGGTTTGCATTCGGTATTATTGCGGCAGAGACTCTGACGATCGAAGGTGACGTGACCGATTCTGCAGCGATTACGGTTACCGTTACCAATTCCGAATCGCCCGATGATGGCGTTGCTATCGGTGCAATGAATAATCTGGTGATTGTCGGTGATATGGCCGGCACGGTTACAACAACAGCTTACGAGGCTGGAGGAATAGCGGGCATGGGGTCGATGACGCTTGGTGCGATGTCAGGTTCGATTTCCGTTAACGGCGGCGAACTGGCTGATGGTATGAAGGGGCAATCGATAGAGATTGTCGGAGATCTGTCAGGAAATATTACCGTCAATGCATCGGATAATGAAGCGTATGGTATCGATGCCCAGTCCGGCGACGTGACGATAGGCGGCGATCTGTCGGGAACGGTAAGCGTGAGTGCAGAAGGAGTGGCTTATGGCCTCAGAGGGGGCAATCATATTGCACTCGGCAGTTTGTCGGGGGAGGTTTCGGCATCTTCTGTGAGTAATAATGCTGTCGGCTTGCGCTCCAATGGATCGATCACTGGCGGCAGTGACGGCGATGCGCTTGAGATTTCCGGAACGGTAAGTGCGGAAGGTTTCGCTACGGCAGCAGCTATTTCGGCTGGTGGAGCCATGAATCTTGAAATCAGCGGCACGGTATCCGGAACAACAACCGAACAGAACGGTAACGCGATAGCCATTCTTTCATGGCATTATGACGGCGGCACTTCGTTCAGCTTCCCTGACGTATCCGATCAGATAACCGTTACCGATACAGGCATACTTGTCGGCAAGGTTATTCTTGGTGGCGGAGACGACATCATGACGCTTCAGAATGGCTCTGATTTGTCCGGCGTTCCTTTGCTGGATGGCGGTGAGGGTACTGATAAGCTGGTGTTTACCGGCTACACTACTATTGATGCGAGTGTTGGCTCAGCAATCTACAGGAATTTCGAAGTGATCGATATGACCGATGGGCAAGCTACGTCCATGACAAATGTCCGTTGCAGCAATGTCATAGCTGTGACGGATGCCGATCATGATCTGTTTGTTCTTGGTGACGCTGGCGATGAGGTTGAATTTTCGAATACGAGCGGCGAATGGTCTTGTTCTGAATCCGTTACGATCGATAGTATTGATTACAATCGTTATATCAACAGTGCGAGTGCTACCGTGGATGTATATGTTCAGACTGGTCTCGATGTTACAGAAAAAGCCGATGAATCATCAACATTTCTTTCGGGTGGCGGTATTATCAGCACCGATTTAGGCGGATCGGATTCCGGGAGCAGTATCGTTTTACAGAGTGACGGCAAGATCGTTGTTGCCGGAGAAACAAGCGGTGGCGGCGATGGTGGGTTTGGCGTGGTGCGCTACAATGCGGACGGCAGTCTGGATACGACGTTCGATGGCGATGGCAGGGTAACTACGGATTTTGGCGGTATGGAAAGCGCCGACAGCGTTGCCTTGCAGTCGGACGGAAAGATCGTGGTGGCAGGCAAGGTACTTGTCAGTGGAGGAGGAGATTTCGCCGTGGTGCGCTACAATGCGGACGGCAGTCTGGATACGACGTTCGATAGCGATGGCAGGGTAACAACGGATTTTGGTGCGTATGAGGCAGCAAGGAGCGTTGCGGTGCAGTCGAACGATAAGATTCTGGTTGCCGGATATACTGGCTTGGATGGAAGCGGAGGAGGAGATTTTGCTGTAGTGCGCTATAATGCGGACGGCACGCTTGATACATCATTCGATACAGATGGCATGGTGATCACAGATTCAGGAGAAAAAGCGATCGCCAATAGCGTGGTATTGCAGTCTGATGGAAAGATAGTCGTGATAGGCGATATGGTTACTGATGCCAGCGGGGGGAGCGATATCGTAATGGTCAGATATAATATCGATGGAAGTATCGATACGAGTTTCGGCGTTGACGGCAAGGTTATTACCGATATCGGTTACGGCGATTTTGCCAGTAGTGCCATCGTTCAGTCTGACGACAGGATCGTTGTTGCCGGACGGCATTATTCGGAAGGTGGGGAAAGCGGCGGCGAAGATATTATGCTGGTGCGCTATAATGCGGATGGCAGTCTGGATACGACGTTTGATGGCGATGGCTTCAGCATAGCTGATTTCGGAGGCGCCGAATACCCCGAGAATGTTACGCTGCAGACGGATGGAAAAATTGTTGTAACCGGATACAGTGCCCCTTCTGGTGGCAGCGGAGATGGTGATGTTATTGTTGTGCGCTATAATGCGGATGGCAGTCCGGATATGACATTTTCGGATGATGGCTTTGTTACGACGAAGGTTGGGGCGGAATCGTCCGGAAACGGTGTTGTCGTGCAAGCTGACGGGATGATTCTTGTAGCAGGCAGCGCTGAAAACAGCGGCGATGGAGAGCAGGATTTTCTTCTGATTCGCTACAACGCAGACGGCACGTTTAACGATACGCTTAATGGTACAGATGGAAATGATTCATTGAACGGTTTTGAAGGTGATGATCTGCTGCTCGGATTTGGAGGCAATGATACGCTTATAGGCGGAGCGGGCAACGATACGCTGGATGGAGGAACGGGAGCTGACGAAATGACGGGCGGCATCGGTGACGACACCTATGTTGTGAACTACAGCCTTGACGTGGTGACGGAACATGCCGATGAAGGCATCGACCTTGTGCAGTCAAGCACCGGTTGGACGCTGGGCGCCAATGTCGAGAATCTTGAACTGACTGGCACGGCAAACACGAGAGGCACGGGCAACGAACTTGATAACCGCATAACCGGCAACAGCGGCAGGAACACCCTGACGGGAGGAGACGGCAACGACACGCTGGATGGCGGTACCGGAGCGGACAGCATGGCCGGCGGAATCGGCGACGACACCTATGTTGTGAACTACAGCCTTGACGTGGTGACGGAACATGCCGATGAAGGTATCGACCTTGTGCAATCGAGCACCGGTTGGACGCTGGGGGCAAATGTGGAGCACCTGGAACTGACCGGCACGGCGAATGCGAGAGGTACGGGCAATGACCTCGATAACCGTATAACCGGCAACAGCGGCAGGAACACTCTGACGGGAGGAGATGGCAACGATACGCTTGATGGTGGTACCGGAGCGGACAGCATGGCCGGCGGCATCGGTGACGACACCTATGTTGTGAACTACAGCCTTGACGTGGTGACGGAGAATGCCGATGAAGGCATCGACCTTGTGCAATCGAGCACCGGTTGGACGCTGGGGGCAAATGTGGAGCACTTGGAACTGACCGGCACGGCGAATGCGAGAGGTACGGGCAATGACCTCGATAACTGTATAACCGGCAACAGTGGTAAAAATACTCTCATCGGCGGGGCGGGCAACGACACGCTGGATGGCGGCAGTGGAGCGGACAGCATGGTCGGCGGTATCGGTGATGACACCTACGTTGTGAACTACAGTCTCGATGTGGTGACGGAGAATGCCGATGAAGGCATCGACCTTGTGCAATCGAGCACCGGTTGGACGCTTGGAGCCAATGTGGAGCACCTTGAGCTGACCGGCACGGCTAACACGCGAGGCACGGGCAATGACCTTGACAACGTGATAACGGGCAACAGCGGAAAGAATTATCTGGCTGGCGAAGAAGGGGAAGACATCCTGCTTGGCGGTGCAGGTGCCGATACGCTCTATGGCGGCATGGGGGCAGACGAGTTGACAGGCGGTACAGGTCGTGACGTCTTCCTCTACAACAACAGCAGCGAGAGCGGCATCACGGAAGGAGCCTGGGACGTGATAACCGACTTTACCGCAGGTTTTGACCGTCTCGATCTGAGCGGTATCGATGCGAATACGGGCATAGCCGGAAACCAGTCATTCAGCAGCGATATACTTGGCAGTGGAGATGCATTTTCGGAAGCGGGCCAGTTGCGCTTTGACAGTGGCTCAGGGGTTCTGTACGGCAATACGGACGGAGACGCAGATGCGGAATTTGCGATCAAGTTCACAGGCATCGGCAGCATGAGTTCATCCGATATCGTGCTCTGA
- a CDS encoding IS4 family transposase, whose product MNTGKTVFAQLQDHLPLHQFRRCVKRYGGNYKVQSFTCLDQYLCLFFAQLTYRESLRDITTCLLGMQNKLYHMGIRGTIARSTLADANEKRDWRIYQDFAHILIHHARELYSKDSFGVTLQETVYALDSTTIDLCLALFPWAKFRTHKGAVKMHTLLDLRGNIPSFIAITNGKVHDVNILDLLVVESGSFYIMDRGYVDFDRLYAIHQARGFFVIRGKSNLSFRRLYSHSVDKSIGIQCDQTIKLTGKDTAVYYPEPLRRIKYSDPETGKIYVFLTNNLDLAPKVIADLYKSRWQIELFFKWIKQHLRIKAFYGTSENAVKTQIWTAISVYVLIALVKKRLNLDITLYTFLQILSVSVFEKVDILQLVTNSAGTIEDTHTCNQLNLFDL is encoded by the coding sequence ATGAATACAGGAAAAACCGTTTTCGCTCAATTGCAGGATCATCTACCGCTCCATCAATTTCGCCGGTGCGTCAAGCGATACGGTGGCAATTATAAGGTTCAGTCGTTCACCTGTCTCGATCAATATCTTTGCCTGTTCTTTGCTCAACTGACCTATCGGGAGAGCCTTCGGGACATCACGACCTGCCTGCTCGGGATGCAGAATAAACTCTACCATATGGGCATCCGTGGCACAATTGCACGAAGTACTCTGGCTGATGCCAATGAAAAACGGGATTGGCGCATTTATCAGGACTTTGCACATATACTGATTCATCATGCAAGAGAACTGTACAGCAAAGACTCTTTTGGTGTCACACTGCAGGAAACGGTCTACGCTCTGGATTCAACCACGATCGATCTTTGCCTGGCGCTGTTTCCATGGGCAAAGTTCAGAACTCATAAGGGTGCGGTTAAAATGCACACTTTACTGGATTTACGAGGCAATATCCCGTCGTTCATCGCCATCACGAATGGGAAGGTTCATGATGTCAACATCCTTGATCTCCTCGTTGTTGAATCCGGCTCATTTTACATCATGGATCGCGGTTATGTCGATTTTGACAGATTGTATGCTATTCACCAGGCACGGGGATTCTTTGTAATCCGAGGGAAATCCAACCTCTCATTTCGGCGACTATACTCTCATTCTGTTGATAAATCGATAGGGATACAATGTGATCAAACCATCAAACTGACAGGGAAAGACACGGCTGTATACTATCCTGAGCCTCTGAGGCGAATCAAGTATAGTGATCCAGAAACCGGCAAGATATATGTGTTCCTGACAAACAACCTTGATCTTGCTCCGAAGGTGATTGCCGACCTTTACAAAAGCAGATGGCAGATAGAATTGTTCTTCAAATGGATAAAACAGCATTTACGAATCAAGGCATTCTATGGTACATCAGAAAACGCAGTAAAGACGCAAATATGGACAGCTATTTCGGTATATGTGCTTATTGCATTGGTGAAAAAGAGACTCAATTTGGATATAACTCTCTACACTTTTCTACAGATTCTGAGTGTCAGCGTATTCGAGAAAGTCGATATTTTACAATTAGTTACGAACTCAGCTGGCACGATTGAGGATACCCATACCTGTAACCAGTTGAATTTATTTGACTTATAA
- a CDS encoding transposase, producing MGYSHAVSQSLLKKVLPPEGRSISEVSRETGVNDQTIRNWIKRSKTGILADGNQDSCPRFLRPKEKYQLVVEAAGIDDEQLGEFLRERGLHSEHITIPDQELRNMIDNKNDQQDKENKALKKKIKELEKELQRKEKALAEAASLLILKKKLDALTREHEDD from the coding sequence ATGGGTTATTCGCATGCAGTAAGTCAGAGTTTACTGAAGAAAGTGCTGCCGCCAGAAGGCCGGAGCATCAGTGAAGTGAGCCGGGAAACCGGTGTCAACGATCAAACAATCCGGAATTGGATCAAACGAAGTAAAACGGGTATCTTGGCAGATGGCAATCAAGACAGCTGTCCCCGTTTCCTGAGACCCAAAGAGAAGTACCAGTTGGTCGTTGAGGCCGCCGGAATCGATGATGAGCAACTGGGTGAGTTTCTCAGGGAACGCGGACTGCATTCAGAACATATCACCATCCCGGATCAGGAGCTTCGGAACATGATCGACAACAAAAACGACCAGCAAGACAAAGAAAATAAAGCACTTAAGAAAAAGATCAAAGAGCTTGAGAAGGAGCTGCAGCGCAAGGAAAAAGCACTTGCCGAAGCAGCGTCTCTCCTCATTTTAAAAAAAAAGTTAGATGCCCTTACGAGGGAGCACGAGGACGACTGA
- a CDS encoding helix-turn-helix domain-containing protein translates to MLIEEAHENGARYIKACEVVGISLRTLQRWKRGCLNDRRKGSKKTVPGKVSQETREEIVAVCNEPRFRDQTPYEIVPQLLTEGRYLVASESTIYRIFLFIYPRTSNERIAVQDDEVPRHLSESL, encoded by the coding sequence ATGCTGATAGAAGAAGCACATGAAAACGGAGCGCGCTACATCAAGGCCTGTGAGGTTGTCGGGATCTCTCTTCGTACCCTGCAGCGCTGGAAACGTGGTTGCCTGAACGACCGGCGAAAAGGCTCAAAGAAAACCGTTCCGGGAAAAGTGTCACAGGAAACCAGGGAAGAGATCGTCGCAGTCTGCAATGAACCGCGGTTCCGGGATCAGACGCCTTATGAAATCGTCCCGCAACTCCTGACCGAAGGCCGGTATCTAGTAGCCTCTGAAAGCACGATCTACCGTATCTTTTTATTTATCTATCCACGGACCAGTAATGAAAGAATCGCTGTTCAAGACGATGAAGTACCACGTCACCTATCCGAAAGCCTTTGA